The region TGCTTTGTTCCATGGGCATTCAGAGATGACCATCACCAGTATCTCCAGCCATGAGAGCTCATGGATCagtagaatatatatatatatatatgtatgtatgtatatatatgatttcaATGCGTTGAGTGTTGAGTTTGTGTGAAGTTTTATCAATTCATAAAGCACGAGCTAGAGTTAGCTTAGTTAGCTCGCTCTCGCTATTTCCTATTCATTACGATGTCGTTTTTCACTTTTTAAAACGGTGCTAGGGAATTTAAAGTTGGGTTAATTTTGCAATAACACAATTTGGATAGTATTCTTTTATCCATAAATAAAGTTACTTATGCATTTATCAATGATATCAAGACTACGATGTCGTTTTTCACTTTTTAGACCGGTGCTAGGGAATTTAAAGTCGGGTTAATTTTGCAATAACACAATTCGAATGGTGttcttttattcataaataaagTTACTTATGCATTTATCAATGATATTAGGGCTTGAGTCGGGATGAAGATTTCTTGATTCATATAATAAGTGTTAGTTCTTCTTAATCTCattttaatcataatatttttatttattttcttaaagatCAAAAAAGGACTCAAGGTTAATTACCATTTACTAAAGAAATAActctaaacaaaataaaaataaacctcGTTAATCTAAATAAAACTTAAACCCTTAAAATAACTCtagaataaagataaatttgatcTGAATCGTGAGATAATGCTAATTTAatcacaaatttaaaattaataaatataaaatctaattaataaatttgatccAGTCGTATATTTAACATCACTCATTTTTGATAACTCGATAGGTTCCAAGTATGTACTTTATACaaatatgcatacatatatatatataaattgcttaaatatttttcaaccaTATTGAGACTTGAAAAAATCCACAAGGATAttcaaagaataataattatagattttctcaataatttattattatatatgctaaaattgaactgggcttgggcttgggctaagCCCAATTGATTGCAGCTAATTTACAAGCTTtgttgtatatatgtgtgtcatTGCCAATGCGTTGGTGTCCTGTTACATCCACGACAACTATCAGATACCAACAAAGTTTTTTATTCTTGAAAGTTATATATAAAGCCTCTCGTTAAAAGACTAAAAAGATCTATAAGTctagaataaatttttaaattaaaaatatctcaaaaaatctttatatttttttataaataaataaactctcatttaaaaaatatatatctctaatattaattttaatacgatttttaagtttttaatatctaatttaagtatcaaaatgtgtacgaaaatttttttatacgttttgattattttcctttttataaaGTCTAAACGACGTGATGACGatgtttttaaataataaatttattattgtgtgtAAACAACAACGAAAGGAAAGCTCCCAATTTCCAAAATTCTTGCTTAATTAGTTGGTAATATATAGACcaataattagaaaatatttaaagcctgcttaactaataaaataatataataaatttagtaatttaatatgttttctttcattttctccaaaaacatGGGTAAATAAGTCATTTCATATATGATCACCAGCAGACAAAGGCTGTGCTGACCTGGAACACATGGACATTTAATTCTTCACCTCACTGAAGGAGACACGACCATTGGGTGATATTGATGCCTGCTGGGATGTTACACGTTGACGATGCAGGTACATGCATCTCGAGTAAGGGAGAATAAACGTTTGATTTCACCCCGcaattaattgaattgaattgattaaatttgattttattttttattaatttaatttaattattttttaaacaaataaatttttattttttaaccaaaataatCGAACTAATTGAATCGGTCAAATTTTAaaacgatattattttgatatttataaaacgatattaattttctttttcgattttatgtattttttattgaatatatttttttttttgttctttttacaATTCTTCGGTTTAATAGATTCGGTTCGATTTATACActttgagtttgatttttttaattattaattagttcaatttttggattaatgatctattcatttcaattttgttctccaattcaatttaattagttaataaattttgatcgATTCGATTATCAAATTGACTCTTTGCACACACCTAATCTCAAAAAGAAATTCATGATTTGGCTTCAATACTTATATGAATATTTACTGTGCTCCATGGTCCTAACTCATTTTGGTAATACTTTTTTGAAACTTTAATTAGTTTATACTTAAAATGAATAGTGAGAGTGACATTGTGAAGTGTTTGGATATGTGTTTCTTTTTAGAttggaatgataataattaggattaataattataatttcatctcaatattcaaatcaatataataaataaacaataaatgtGTATGAAACATTTTACAAGTTAGAATAAGATATTTGGAGTTATCATCCTCAAAATTCACATTGTTAATTATCCTGAGCAGGAGGCAAATCCTTCAGActaaatataaagatatatgTGAATTTTCTAAAGATAAAATCAACCAAgatattttgtgttagtttcaTTATTCTAATTATCTCGAGTTGTCATGGTTTATTGAACTAAATAGAGATAATGCCAATTTTAGATTATTTGGAGATGATACGAGCCAAATTGGAATTgagatatttagaatttattttcaatactcTCATGCTTAGTTATTCTTTGGACCAGATAGAGATAAATCCAAATTCAAATGTTTTGAGATGAGAATTCGGGAGTTAAATGTTAATggttttaaaggaaaaataagataGGTGAGAATAtgtgtgttatttttttattaattaatttttaaggatAATTTAGTGATTTCATTTTTTGGGAGGTATTTTCACGTCAGATTATCTTCACAAATCTTAGGAATTATcgataaaataatatatcttaTTCAAGAGAAATTGTTTTTTACTCGAAACACATTATCAATAGCAAATCTTGGTATCCTATATCAATAGTTTCTTGTCACTTTTAATCATAAGAGTAAATTCATTAATACATCCATACTACAATTTTTACCATTTTCATTAGTAGGTGACAATAAATcactaagggtgcgtttgattgcaaacatataatttggatgaaaaaaaaatattttctagacaattgaattgtcttaattttttacctaaaaattgttatacttttataacttttgatgtttgattgcAATTgcaattattttctatgaaaataatcacatatatatgtagataattaataattaaatacataaattaataattaattacataaaataattaaatatacatatattcaaaaaataaatcaaatatacatacataaaataatcaaaataacttacTTGCCTGGCAATTTCAACCACAACTGCCGTCACTTGCCTACTGCCATCGTTAATGACATTGCCCACAACCATCGCCATTGCCTCCATCGCTATTCAGCCACTACCCATTACTATCACCGGTGACATCACCCACTGCCATTGCCTTTGTCGCTGTCATCATCCCTGGCCATTGCCTTTGCCAACCATTGCCATCGCCCTTACCCATTGCTTTCGCCACCGTTGCCATCGCCCTTGCCCATTGCCTTTGTCACCCACTACTATTGCCCTTGCCATTGCCATCGTTGATGGCCGTTGCAACTGCCGGTGGTAGAAGAGGAAGGCCAGCGTGATGGGCGGTAGTGGCGAAcgtgatttttcatttttatggaAATCAAATCTAGTCTCCCGAGAAAATAAATTCCAACCAAAGTGGAAAAATAGGGTCATGTGactaaaatgatgaaaattattttttataaaaaatttagataattaaatacatcaaaatttaaaatttaaataaaaaataattatttttcataaaagatATAGTAAATCAAGAAGAACCTAATTTCATATACAGCGATGTGTCTCAATCTGAGTTTATGATACAAAAAAATATCTTCAAGTTGGTGTTTTAACGTTTTCTAGTTTTAAATCGGCGGTTGTTTCACCACGTCAATCACACTTGCTAAATGTACAAATCAGTCAGAAACAGAGTGCATGCCAGAATTAATGCTGACCACTACTGCTGTTGAATGGTGCACAGCCACACACATGGGGCTGACCCTACAGTGCCCTGCTGTTTCAATCGTGCTCTTCCTCCTGATCCCAaatctccaaaccttatctccCCCAATTGTATCCTCCTCCACTTAAATATACTGTTCCTATTCCCCTTTTGATCTTCCTCCCCgtctcctctcttcctcctctgAACCTTCAATCATCACAGATTGGTCTCAACTTCCATATTTTCTGTCCAAGGCCCTGACAAAACTTTCCTGGGATAAGGGTTTGCTTTACATTTTCCCGGAAAGGGAGACATTTTCCTGGCTGATTGATCATATTCCTCGAAGGGGCATCTCCTGACCCTCCATCTGTCCCTCCAACTATCAATTTGGCACATGGGTTTTGCTTTTTATGTGGCAAGATTATTGGAAGCAACAAGGAAGGTAAAGTGAAGGAAGATTGTTAGGTAATCGGCTCTGATATCGTTTGTTGGGTCTCTGATTTTGATCTAGTTCGGATCGTCTACAAAGATGAAGATCCAGTGTGATGTGTGTGAGAAGGCACCGGCGACTGTTATCTGTTGCGCAGATGAGGCAGCGCTCTGTGCAAAATGTGACATAGAAGTTCATGCGGCAAACAAGCTTGCAAGCAAGCATCAGAGGCTGCTGCTTCAGTGCCTATCCGGCAAACTCCCTccatgtgatatatgccaaGTAATTAAGCTGTTCTTACCCATCTGTTTCAAATTGGTTATGTGATTCAGTGATTGATTGATCTTTTATCACGTTTTAATTGGTTAGATCTTCAATTCTTCTAGCTTTTGGTTTGCTAATTGTTTGTCCCTGAATGCATCCCTTCAATTAGGTGATTTGGGCTACTTTGGATGTGCTAAAAATTTGTTTAGAGGTCAAAGAAAATctgagaaagagagggagagactaCGATTTGATAAAACTAGAAATGGgattattcgtaataaagtTGGAGTGATTtcaattgaagataagatgcatgaaCACGGTTATGATGATttagtcatgtgagaagaaaatcAATAGAGACttagtcatgtgagaagaaaatgaatagaGACTTgtgtgagaagagttgatggAATAGAACGGGTACTTAGCAAAAGAGATTGAGAAAGATCGAGAAAAATTTGCTAGGAGATGTCTAATTTTGATTATATAACCCGAATAATAGATAAGATCATCGgtagaaatgaataaaaaattataattcatgtagccgacttTACGTAATGATGAGATAAAAACATGTTCTGTGATGGGGCTATTGACGCTATGTACTTTGTTCATTCAGGAGAAAGCAGCTTTCATTTTCTGTGTGGAAGATAGAGCTCTGTTTTGCCGTGACTGTGATGAGCCAATCCATGCTGCCGGCAGCCTAGCCGCCAGCCACCAGCGGTTTCTGGCCACCGGAATCCGAGTTGCTCCCACTTCAAGCTGCACAAAGGACAGCGGCAAGAGCCGGCAAGAGCCACAGCCACCTAGCCATACTGCTGCTGCATCACAGGTCTCCATTAAAATGCCCTCAGACCGAGCTTCTAGCTTCACCCCGCCGTCATGGGCCGTCGATGACTTGCTGCAGTTCTCGGATTTTGAATCCTCTGAGAAGGTAAGGGAGGCTCGTAAATGCTATTTGGACGCTTAAGTTTGACGTTTGCAGTAATTCTTTGTATTGGTATATgtcatatcaatataaatgtgTAAAATATCAATACAAAGTGTCACTACAAGTGTTAAAATTGAatgttcaaataatattttcgaaGGATGAATTGAGCCCTTTGTATTCGAAAAGGTTGTGAAAAACAATGCAAAATAGAGCAATAAAGTAAAAACCAAACGTAGGATATATGTGGTTCGATCACAACGTGTGATCTACGTCCACCAAAAAGGCAAATAGTTTCACcatgaaaaaattgaagcaatACGACCGTTTAGATCTCTCAAACTTAGAAATTCCCAATACACTCAATTACCCAATCTAGAAGTAGAAGAAACTGTCATCTAGGGCTTTTCCATCATTTCTcccaagaaaaaaattacatttgggTTTTCTCCTAAATTATTTAGGTCGGGTCAAATTCTGATAGTGGACTCAAATATGAAAGGGAAATGCTATACTCACAAATAACTTTGACAAACAAACCTCACAAACTGATATGG is a window of Diospyros lotus cultivar Yz01 chromosome 10, ASM1463336v1, whole genome shotgun sequence DNA encoding:
- the LOC127812127 gene encoding B-box zinc finger protein 24, whose translation is MKIQCDVCEKAPATVICCADEAALCAKCDIEVHAANKLASKHQRLLLQCLSGKLPPCDICQEKAAFIFCVEDRALFCRDCDEPIHAAGSLAASHQRFLATGIRVAPTSSCTKDSGKSRQEPQPPSHTAAASQVSIKMPSDRASSFTPPSWAVDDLLQFSDFESSEKKEQLGLGELDWFADIGLFGEQVPSEALAPAEVPELPASQLSNPANIYRSGKWGSIPNKKPRMDVSHEDEDEYFTVPDLG